One window of Dysidea avara chromosome 11, odDysAvar1.4, whole genome shotgun sequence genomic DNA carries:
- the LOC136237953 gene encoding arf-GAP with Rho-GAP domain, ANK repeat and PH domain-containing protein 2-like, with amino-acid sequence MAGCADDVAGWLDKLGLAEYTDKFLCGGYSSLSQCVGLTKADLNAIGVVKAGHLNRLVRGLDKMKSNGDSSESLSPTSSMSPLSPVTPPLVDSKLSVPPSVPPRRTLQHKPKSEGVLIESSTTVSPPKLMPRKQSLRKSRSANVISPVDGQRQRHSMYIVGENEELDFSSKGKMSASRSFENLSDLPAAEPQPTVSVTLPRAPPPVAPRPKSGTRHVPTANRNGQLPSSPGPSSTATEISKESSPPALPIRKCSSPASLGNEVADNKEVPETGKAVVPPPVMARKNTAPAIMMDSEVVNTSSVPAVVEVEEDDNDDDEPPPPLPVKKSSSDLTSDVVASTKETNEVVLDQSTTKDVVSTSQLTSPEGTPPPPLPTKMAEEVNITEGLDGEQQSEDNDEGSPPPLPVKVAEVPPPPPPEEDDSDESPPPLPVKKELSLALTDVPPPEPPGDQVAAPEVVPPPEPPGDQVAAPEEDDNEDDDEPPPPLPVKKSAQPEAPLPSTVVPVVSPPVEAPVNLLSVNNIDAGPDLGGSRLAPELAGSKDTNVPPPVPHRRTPVLQSQPNSVDSNKGDSVANPPPLPNKVITAPPPPPPDTSSDSESEDDKRPQRPSLVTLKSQSVQDDDIALSVPKKYSDETSDSSDDEECSLGMKIISQPSVDGDTIAISSTPICDPQEDVMNMGQPLLNNCTSDDSVMKPGNTTKIPPPPVKPRPLSKRVPSPPLLSPPHNSLSKSASCDALSDISSVYSELGPAPASMYSELGPAPATMYSQLGPAPSSMYSQVGPAPNSMYSQVGPAPSTLPAQVDSVYSQLGDTVSPPPVNGDLFRPSSVELPCVKEDHDGNTAIRMRSMSEAPKVKPYNKKKKSGPSIIRVTERPERLTRSQGSILSPSSTRRGLKDYSQVPKTKEGWLQKRGGKHGDKPWTVRWFTFDGHELKYFKSATDKESDFLKSVKVVDMIDVKTINDTDYKKLCRFDLVATNRVFQLASETQDEVTQWVDVLEAAIKFRPTEGEVEGGSMNNPEKQGFLQKQGHGMIKTWERRYVALKGSRFAYYDSREDFVSGKPINTLEMGLATVKPDMSNRCRFVIITTNQTKTYSFQGTSDVEMREWFEALQKGIMQGLESRIGHNVAPELTSSSKEILDRLFKNPSNTMCAECSSTDPVWASVNLGIMLCINCSGVHRSMGTHISKVRSTELDQNIWTDGLIDLIVNIGNKNSNEFWEKHCQQSEKLAADVERDIRENFIRAKYELKAWIPRSPSSPPEVLGKQLCEAVKTSNVMTSLELIIRGANVNFVNMSIKGENNTPLLIAKEHQQSLQMELLVQNGATVPGDEDEESDEPVNKQGYLFKTGSERTGWRKRYCSLDKTGFKYYKSEHDSEVLGEFPVEEMLSVTISEDESSKDPHYKYCFEVATAKRPYLLCAEKDFELQQWVAAFQKIIPTNAEDILGFDKIGYIYYKGPSGWKRKWCTLKRKEMFLYKRQDEKEIIDLRTAIDLRGPDTQGSFEAQCSFQIVTPGRLHALKADNGSEADAWYSALRHTQVSGLPLQDQELTNSGIPIIVHKCLQFVESHGLDSEGIYRLSGNKTRVQKLILAFNQDAKGFIVDPETYLVNDVAGTLKQFLRSLPDPLLTHHLYAAFINAAQIQDAEERRTHIQSLVEQLPAVNRETLKRLIGHLRKVADNASVNKMSVSNIVRIFGPTVMTVDSDESTFVNANYEFCVVESMFRQYHWMFQVDEDEQKKEEAMQEAMKKLELAQQMQRMHTVVDSKFLVTVFVNGKDGQAFTSKVSQVSTAGHLAEETARSKKLPPDMYALYIVLGNSEAERALHPSERVLTVMQTVQCDFFFCLKLNAFAERVRPYMSAVCEVISVNLREKKKWRKYPCTVKSSQLILYRDNKMNHELSRTSVHEFDMFFGTMSDVKNPAPTGHQLYLKARLEEHSKYICADREEDMLKCAGAIAHAKYPEGFPTPVIPEHPMVEEIPEPQPTTTTKARHYSEEDNYDPDIYVNVKLSKKSKTLQNEPSADLLRELSSRLKKS; translated from the exons GAGAATGAAGAATTGGATTTCTCATCTAAAGGAAAAATGTCTGCATCTCGTAGTTTTGAGAACCTATCTGATTTGCCTGCAGCTGAGCCTCAACCAACAGTGTCAGTTACTTTGCCACGAGCGCCACCGCCAGTTGCACCTC GTCCCAAGTCTGGTACCAGACATGTCCCTACGGCAAACAGAAATGGTCAACTTCCTTCCTCCCCAGGTCCTTCTAGTACAGCAACTGAAATTAGTAAAGAATCATCACCGCCTGCTTTACCTATAAGAAAATGTAGTTCTCCTGCGTCTCTTGGAAATGAGGTAGCAGACAATAAGGAGGTACCAGAAACTGGTAAAGCAGTTGTACCACCTCCTGTAATGGCAAGGAAGAATACAGCTCCTGCAATAATGATGGATAGTGAAGTTGTGAACACTAGTAGTGTACCAGCAGTGGTTGAAGTTGAAGAAGacgacaatgatgatgatgaaccaCCTCCTCCTTTGCCAGTAAAGAAGAGTAGTAGTGATTTAACCAGTGATGTAGTAGCCTCTACTAAGGAAACTAATGAAGTAGTACTTGATCAAAGCACTACTAAAGATGTAGTATCGACATCACAGCTTACTTCACCAGAGGGTACACCTCCACCACCCTTACCCACCAAGATGGCTGAGGAAGTAAACATCACCGAGGGACTTGATGGTGAGCAACAATCAGAAGATAATGACGAAGGCTCTCCACCTCCGCTGCCAGTAAAAGTAGCTGAAgtgccaccaccaccaccacctgaAGAAGATGATTCTGATGAATCTCCTCCGCCTTTACCAGTCAAAAAAGAATTATCACTGGCACTTACCGATGTTCCACCACCTGAACCTCCAGGTGACCAAGTGGCAGCACCTGAAGTTGTTCCACCACCTGAACCTCCAGGTGACCAAGTGGCAGCACCTGAAGAAGATGACAATGAAGACGATGATGAACCTCCACCCCCTCTGCCTGTGAAGAAATCAGCACAACCTGAAGCTCCTCTCCCTTCTACTGTGGTGCCAGTTGTTTCTCCGCCAGTAGAAGCACCAGTAAATCTTCTGTCTGTGAATAATATTGATGCTGGTCCAGATTTGGGTGGTAGCAGGTTGGCTCCTGAATTGGCTGGTAGTAAGGACACCAATGTGCCACCTCCTGTTCCACACCGACGTACACCAGTCTTACAATCCCAACCTAACTCTGTTGATAGCAACAAAGGTGACAGTGTTGCTAATCCCCCACCATTGCCAAACAAAGTAATTACTGCACCCCCACCACCACCCCCTGATACAAGCTCTGATAGTGAGTCAGAAGATGATAAGAGACCACAACGACCTTCACTAGTTACTCTTAAATCACAGTCTGTTCAAGATGATGATATTGCCTTATCTGTCCCGAAAAAGTATAGTGATGAAACATCTGATTCTTCTGATGATGAGGAATGCTCACTTGGCATGAAAATCATTTCACAACCTTCTGTGGACGGTGACACTATAGCAATATCGTCGACGCCCATTTGTGATCCTCAGGAAGATGTGATGAACATGGGGCAACCACTGCTGAACAATTGTACTAGTGACGACAGCGTAATGAAACCTGGCAATACTACCAAGATACCTCCTCCTCCTGTTAAACCTCGTCCTTTGTCAAAGAGAGTACCGTCCCCACCTTTATTGAGCCCGCCACATAACTCTCTTTCTAAGTCTGCATCATGTGATGCCTTATCTGACATATCCAGTGTGTACAGTGAGTTGGGACCAGCTCCTGCTAGCATGTATAGCGAATTGGGACCAGCTCCGGCTACTATGTATAGTCAATTGGGACCAGCTCCTAGTAGTATGTACAGTCAAGTGGGACCAGCTCCTAATAGTATGTATAGTCAAGTGGGACCTGCTCCTTCTACATTACCAGCACAG GTTGACAGTGTCTACAGTCAATTAGGGGACACCGTTAGTCCTCCGCCTGTCAATGGAGACTTGTTCAGACCCTCTAGTGTCGAGCTACCATGTGTTAAAGAAGACCATGATGGCAACACAGCTATTAGAATGAGGAGCATGTCAGAGGCGCCAAAAGTAAAGCCTtataataagaagaagaagagcgGTCCatcg ATAATTCGTGTAACAGAAAGACCTGAACGTCTCAC GCGCAGTCAGGGATCAATA CTATCACCTTCATCTACTCGCCGAGGACTGAAAGATTATAGCCAA GTGCCCAAAACAAAGGAAGGATGGCTGCAGAAAAGAGGAGG AAAGCATGGTGATAAGCCGTGGACTGTAAGATGGTTTACTTTTGATGGGCATGAGTTGAAATATTTCAAGTCAGCAACTGACAAG GAATCTGATTTTTTAAAATCGGTCAAAGTCGTAGACATGATAGATGTTAAAACAATCAATGAT ACTGACTACAAGAAACTATGTCGATTTGATCTTGTAGCGACCAACAGAGTCTTCCAACTAGCCAGTGAGACACAAG ATGAAGTCACCCAGTGGGTAGATGTGTTAGAAGCAGCCATCAAGTTTAGG CCAACAGAAGGAGAAGTTGAAGGTGGTAGTATGAACAACCCTGAAAAGCAG GGCTTTCTACAGAAGCAAGGTCATGGAATGATTAAGACCTGGGAGAGGAG ATACGTGGCGCTGAAAGGATCACGATTTGCATACTATGACAGCCGAGAG GATTTTGTTAGTGGTAAACCGATCAACACGTTGGAGATGGGACTTGCGACAGTCAAACCCGACATGAGTAATAGATGTCGCTTCGTTATTATTACTACCAACCAGACAAAGACCTACTC GTTTCAGGGGACCAGTGATGTTGAGATGAGAGAATGGTTTGAGGCCCTTCAGAAGGGAATCATGCAGGGGCTGGAGTCACGCATCGGCCATAATGTTGCACCAGAGCTCACGTCTTCATCGAAGGAAATTCTAGATCGTCTTTTCAAGAACCCAAGCAACACTATGTGTGCTGAATGCAGTAGTACAG ATCCAGTTTGGGCATCAGTGAACCTTGGAATAATGCTGTGCATCAATTGTTCTG GTGTTCATCGATCAATGGGGACTCACATATCAAAAGTTCGGTCAACTGAACTTGATCAAAACATTTGGACTGATGGTTTGATTGAT CTTATAGTGAACATAGGAAACAAGAATTCTAATGAGTTCTGGGAGAAGCATTGTCAGCAAAGTGAAAAATTGGCTGCTGATGTTGAAAG AGATATTAGGGAGAATTTTATTAGAGCAAAGTATGAGTTAAAGGCATGGATCCCTCGGTCACCATCCAGTCCACCTGAGGTGTTGGGTAAACAGTTGTGTGAAGCAGTGAAGACCAGTAATGTTATGACTTCACTGGAACTGATTATTCGTGGGGCTAAT gtgaatttTGTAAACATGAGCATCAAGGGAGAGAACAATACTC CACTGCTGATAGCTAAGGAACACCAACAAAGTCTGCAAATG GAGCTACTTGTACAAAATGGAGCAACAGTTCCAGGAGATGAAGATGAAGAATCA GATGAACCAGTCAATAAACAGGGCTACCTCTTCAAAACTGGAAGTGAAAGAACTG GTTGGCGGAAGAGATATTGCTCTCTGGACAAGACAGGTTTCAAGTATTACAAGTCAGAACATGACTCCGAGGTGCTGGGAGAATTTCCAGTAGAGGAAATGTTGAGTGTTACTATAAGTGAAGACGAGTCATCCAAAGACCCTCA TTATAAATACTGCTTTGAAGTAGCTACTGCAAAGAGACCATATTTGCTGTGTGCTGAAAAAGATTTTGAATTACAACAGTGGGTTGCTGCATTCCAGAAA ATAATTCCAACAAATGCCGAGGACATTCTTGGGTTTGACAAGATAGGATACATCTATTACAAAGGACCAAGT GGTTGGAAGAGAAAGTGGTGCACACTAAAAAGAAAGGAAATGTTTTTATACAAGAGA CAAGATGAGAAGGAGATAATTGACCTTCGTACAGCTATTGACCTCAGAGGACCGGACACTCAAGGAAGTTTTGAAGCACAATGTTCCTTCCAGATTGTAACCCCTGGAAG ATTACATGCCCTCAAAGCAGACAACGGTAGTGAGGCAGATGCGTGGTACTCAGCACTGAGACATACAcag GTATCGGGACTTCCCCTACAAGATCAAGAGCTCACTAATAGTGGTATACCGATCATTGTACACAAGTGTCTACAGTTTGTGGAGTCACATG GTTTGGATTCTGAGGGAATCTACAGGTTAAGTGGAAACAAAACAAGagtacaaaaattaatactagCATTCAACCAAG ATGCTAAGGGATTTATAGTGGACCCGGAGACATATTTAGTGAATGATGTGGCTGGTACACTCAAGCAGTTCCTTAGGAGTTTGCCAGATCCTTTGTTAACACACCATCTCTATGCTGCATTCATCAACGCAGCTC AAATCCAAGATGCTGAAGAAAGAAGAACGCATATCCAATCTCTGGTAGAACAGCTACCAGCAGTTAATAGGGAAACTCTTAAACGATTGATAGGACATTTAAGAAA GGTTGCTGATAATGCTAGCGTGAACAAAATGTCCGTAAGCAATATAGTAAGAATATTTGGTCCTACAGTAATGACGGTTGACTCTGACGAGAGTACTTTTGTTAATGCCAACTATGAGTTCTGTGTTGTGGAGTCCATGTTCCGTCAGTATCACTGGATGTTCcag GTTGATGAAGATGAACAGAAAAAGGAAGAGGCAATGCAGGAAGCTATGAAGAAACTAGAACTTGCACAACAAATGCAAAGAATG cacACAGTGGTGGACAGCAAGTTCTTGGTCACTGTCTTTGTGAATGGCAAAGATGGTCAGGCCTTTACTTCTAAG GTTTCACAGGTCAGCACAGCAGGTCACCTAGCGGAAGAGACAGCAAGGTCTAAGAAGTTACCACCTGACATGTATGCTCTCTACATTGTGCTGGGCAACTCTGAAGCAGAGCGAGCATTACATCCATCAGAGAGAGTCCTCACCGTTATGCAAACTGTCCAGTGTGATTTCTTCTTCTGTCTAAAACTGAATGCATTTGCTGAACGTGTTAGACCTTAT ATGTCTGCAGTCTGTGAAGTTATATCTGTCAATCTACGAGAGAAAAAGAAATGGCGGAAATATCCATGTACTGTAAAGTCGAGTCAGCTTATTTTATATCGAGATAATAAG ATGAACCATGAGTTGTCACGTACATCAGTGCACGAGTTTGACATGTTCTTTGGCACAATGTCTGATGTGAAAAACCCAGCTCCCACTGG CCACCAGTTGTACCTGAAGGCTAGGCTAGAAGAGCACTCTAAGTATATTTGTGCAGACAGGGAGGAGGATATGTTGAAGTGTGCAGGAGCCATTGCTCATGCAAAG TATCCTGAAGGTTTCCCAACTCCCGTGATACCGGAACATCCCATGGTCGAAGAAATACCTGAGCCACagccaacaacaacaacaaaagcaCGTCATTACTCAGAAGAGGACAATTATGACCCAGACATATATGTTAATGTAAAG CTAAGTAAGAAATCAAAAACACTTCAAAACGAGCCATCAGCAGACCTATTGCGAGAACTATCTAGTAGGTTGAAGAAATCGTAA